The following is a genomic window from Ethanoligenens harbinense YUAN-3.
CCGCCTGAAATCCAGCGTGCTGCGTGAGCTGCCGCCCAAGACCGAGACCGTGCTCTACGCGCCGCTGGACGGCGAGCAGAAGAAGCTTTATATGGCCAACCTGGCCAGCATCCGGCAGGAGCTCACAGGCTCCCTGCAAAACAGCAACAAGCTCATTGTGCTGGCCATGCTCACCCGCCTGCGCCAGCTCTGCTGCGACCCGTCGCTCTATTACGAAGACTATACGGGAGGCAGCGCCAAACTGGAACTCTGTATGGAGCTGCTGCGCTCCGTTACCGAAAGCGGGCACAAGGTGCTGCTGTTCTCGCAGTTCACCTCCATGCTCTCCATCATCGCCGACCGGCTCACCGGCGACGGCATCGGCTATTATGTGCTCAAGGGCTCCACCTCCAAGGAGGAGCGCGCAAGACTTACCACCCGTTTCAACAACGACGACACGCCGGTGTTCCTCATTTCGCTCAAGGCGGGCGGCACCGGCCTGAACCTCACCGCGGCGGACATCGTCATCCACTACGACCCGTGGTGGAATGTAAGCGCCCAGAACCAGGCGACCGACCGTGCCCACCGCATCGGGCAGAAAAGCAGCGTGCAGGTCTACAAGCTGATCGCCAAGGACACCATTGAGGAAAAGATTCTCAAGCTCCAGCAGGACAAACTCAAGCTGGCCGATTCGGTCATCAGCGAAGGGGACGGCATCATTTCCCGGATGTCGCCGCAGGAGCTGCTGGCTCTGTTCGATCCCTCGGCGGAGGAAGCAGTGGGGTAACGCCAGATGGATAGCAATCGTCCTGCGGCCATAATAGAACAGAGGTAAACTATGCGTTTTCATTTATTTGGGAAAGCGGATCATCCACCTATTGTCTTGCTCCATGGCGGCGGGCTGTCCTGGTGGTCTTGGCAGCCAATCGTGGATGGGCTGCAAGACCAGTACCGCCTGATTGTTCCCACTTTGGATGGGCACGACGATGATGGAGACACCACCTTCCGAAGCATCGCTGACAGTGCGGCGCAATGTCTTGCGTACCTGGATGCAAATTACGGGGGCAGCGTGTATGCGATTGCGGGCCTGTCTATCGGCGCCCAGATCGTGGTGGAAATGCTTGCACGGCGCCAAAAACTGGCGCGCTATGCCATCATCGAAAGCGCGTTGGTCTACCCGCTCGCCGGTTCGGGGCTGATGGCAGCGCTTACCCCGTTGTTTTACGGATTAATCCAAAACAAACGAATAGCCCGAAAACAGGCGCAGGTCCTGCAAATACCGGATTCTCTTTTTGAAAGGTATTATGCCTCCAGTGTTCGCATGACCTGTCAGTCACTAGCTAACATTACACGCAGCAACGGGCATTTTCCATTACCCGCAAGCATCAGTGAAACACAGGCGAACGTACTGATAGTGGTCGGCGGCGCGGAATTGGGCATTATGAAACGCTCCGCATCAAGGCTGCACGAAGCCATACCAAGTAGCACGTTACGCGTATTCCCAGGCTGGAAACATGGCGCGGCAAGTTTGGCGCACCCGGATATCTATCTGCAAATGGTGCGGACACTCCGGGACAGCCCGGTGATTCCCAAAATATAAAGAGATTGCACATATCATGCACGGCGCCAAATTGCCAAACGCCCGGCCGGACAACTGTCCGGCCGGGCGTTTGGCTAGGCGGGTCATTCCCCGCCCTGTTTGTCTTTTTTATTCGGTTCCGCTGCATCGGGGGTGTCCGGCCGTGCGGGTGTGTTCGTGCTTTTTTCGTCAACAGCGGGTGATTTCTGCCCATCCGGCTCCGGCGGCTGCTTCTCCGGCTCTTTTCCGGCCGCACAGCCGTGCAGGATACTCTCGTTTTTGCACTTGCACTGCGCGTTATACTTCCGGCAGAGCTTCAGCGCTACCAGTGAGGCACCCAGCACCACCAGCAGCGTCAGCAGTAAAAAGCGCCAGCCGATGACCTTGCCGAACACCGTAAACAGGATGGCGATCACGCTGAGGGTGCCGCTTACCGCATAGAGAAAGCCCACCGCCTGCTTCTGCGAGAGCCCCATGTCGATGAGCTTGTGGTGAATATGGCTGCGGTCGGGCGTAAACGGCGATTTGCCTTCCGCCAGCCGCCGCAGAATGGCGGAGGCCGTATCCAGAATCGGCAGCGCAAGAATGAGGATGGGCACAAGAAAAGAAATGGCCGCGTAAAACTTGAACAGGCCCTGCACCGAGATGACACCCAGTGTATACCCCAAAAACATGGCGCCGGTGTCGCCCATGAAGACCTTGGCGGGATTTTTGTTGTAGGGCAGCAGGCCCAGGCATCCGCCCGCGAGCGCCGCCGTGAGGATGGCGACGGCCAGTTGCGGCCGCCCCTGTAGCGTGGCCAGGATGAGCACCGTGCCCGATGCAATGCTGGAGATGCCGGCGGCCAGCCCGTCCAATCCGTCGATCCAGTTCATGGCGTTGGTCATGCCCGCGATCCAGATGATGGTGACGGGAATGGACAGCCAGCCCAAATTGAATGTCTGCGTGCCAAACAGCCGCACGCTGCCCGAAATGAACTGGATGCGCACGCCCATCGCCACCGCAATGCCCGCTGCCACGCACTGGACGGCCAGGCGCGGCAGCGGCGGCAGGTTGAAGCGGTCGTCAAAAAACGCCACGACGGCGATGATGGCTGCACCCGGCAGAATCTGGAGCATCAGCAGCAGGATGCGCGGCGGGTAATAATCCGAGAAGTGCCCCAAAACAAGCAAAATAATGAGCGAGGAAAACAAAAAACCGGCAATGATGGACAACCCGCCCAGCAATGGAATGGCTTTTTTGTGCATCCGCCGCTTGTCCTTGGGGATATCCATCCAGCCGATGCGGTTTGCCAGCCGAATGACGAACGGCGTGCAGACATAGGAGATGGCAATGGCGAGTACCAGGGTCAGCGCGATCGCACCATAGGTTTTCAGCGACATGCAAATCCTCCGTTTTCCCTGCCACGCAATGAAACTGTTCTCATGGGCGCGCGTGTCACGGCCGTTGCGGCAGCACCAGGCCCAGCTTTTTGCAGGCTTTGGCATAGGTGCGCCCGGCAATGGCGCGTGCCTTTTCCGCGCCCTTTGTATAAACGTCCGCCAGATAGTCTTTGTTTTTCAGCAGGTCGGCGTACGTTTCGCGCACCGGGCGCAGCGCTTCGGCCACGGCCTCGCCTACGGCGGTTTTGAAATCGCCGTAGCCCTTGCCCGCAAACTCATGCTCCACCTCCGGCACCGTTTTGCCGGTCACGATGGAATAGATGGAGATGAGATTGTTGATGCCGTCCTTCCCTTCGCGACAGACGACCTCCGCTTCGGAATCGGTGACGGCCCGGCGAAATTTGCGCAGGATGGTGTCCGCGTCGTCCAGCAGCAGAATATAGGCATTGGGGTTCTCGTCCGATTTGGACATCTTCTTCGCCGGCTCCTGCAAAGACATCACCCGCGCGCCGTCCTTGGGGATATACGGTTCCGGGATGCGGAACACGTCGCCGTAGATGCCGTTGAACCGCCCGGCAACGTCGCGCGCCAGCTCCATGTGCTGCTTCTGGTCGGCGCCCACCGGTACCAGGTCGGCCTGGTAAAGCAGGATATCCGCCGCCATCAGCACCGGGTAGCAGAACAGCCCCGCATTGATATTATCGGGATGTTTGGCGGATTTATCCTTGAACTGCGTCATACGTGAGAGTTCGCCGAACTGGGTGTAACAGTTGAGCAGCCACGCCAGCTCCGCATGGGCGGGGACATGGCTCTGGATGAACAGCAGACTCTTTTCGGGGTTGATGCCGCAGGCCAGCAGCAGCGCCACCAGTGAAAGCGTCTGCCTGCGAAGATTGGCCGGTTCCTGCCGAACGGTCAGCGAATGCAGATCCACCACCGAATAGATGCAGTGATATTCCTCCTGCAGCAGCGGCCAGTTACGCATGGCGCCCAGATAGTTGCCCAGCGTGGGGATGCCGGTGGGCTGAATGCCGCTGAATACGTTCTTTTTTTCGTTTTCCATCCGTGATCTGCCTCCGAAATTCCTGATTGGGATATGTGCGCTTTATTGAAGCGGGATGCCGCCGAGCAGTCGCAAACCCTGTTCGATCTGTTCTTCCGACGGTGCGGCAAACGTCAGCCGGAACGACTGGCTCTGGCCCTGCGTGTCCGGCAGGAACGCCGTGCCCGGCACCACCGCCACGCCTTTGGCGATGGCGGCTTTGCAGTAGTCCATGAGCTGCATTCCCTCCGGCAGTGTGCACCAGAGAAACAGCCCGCCCTGCGGTGTGGTATGCGTGATGCGCGGGTCAAAATACCGACGGATGCCGTCGAGCATCCGGCCGCATTTCTCGCGGTAGAGCGTGCGCACGCGCTCCAGATGGGCGGCAAATCCGTTCCACGCCAGAAAACGCGCCGCGATCATCTGTGAAAGCATGGCCGTGTGCACGTCCTCACCCTGCTTGGCCACCACCATTTTTTGCAGCACGGGCGCGGGGCCGAGCACATAGCCCACCCGCAGCCCGGCGGAGAGGATCTTGGAGAACGTGCCGAGATAGATCACCCGCCCGTCCTCGTCCATCGACTTGATGTGCGGCAGATCTTCCCCCGCAAAGCGCAGCTCGCCGTAGGGGTTGTCTTCCAGAATTATAATATTGTATTTGCGGGCCAGCGCGTAGACCGCGCGCCGTTTTTCCAGGCTGGTGGTAATGCCGGATGGATTCTGAAAATTGGGGATAATATAGAGCATCCGCACACGCTGCTCGGTGCGCAAAGCCTGCTCGAGCGCTTCGATGTCCAGCCCGTCCTCATGAAGCGGAATGCCTTTGAGGTTGACGCGCAGCGAACGGAACGCATTGAGCACGCCGATGAAGCTCGGGTTCTCGCAGAGCACGGTGTCGCCCTCGTCGCAGAGCGCCTTGGCGGCCAGCTCGGCGCCCTGTTGGGCGCCCGAGACCACGATGAGATCGTCGCCCTCGCGCCCGCAGTGATAAACGTCCCGCATCCGCTCCCGCAGAAGCGCGCACAGGGGCGCATACCCCTCGGTGATGCCGTATTGCAGGGCCACCGCCGGATTTTCGTCCAAAATCTCTTTGGTAAAGGTACGAATCACCTCCACCGGGAACGATTCGGGCGCGGGGTTGCCCAGCGCAAACGGGACGATCGACGGGTTATCCGTGGCTTTGAAAATCTCGCGGATGGCGGAAGGTTTGAGCGCCGCCAGGCGGTTGGATATGCGGTATTCCATTTAAAAAGACCTCTTAATACATATATGATAGAAACCGGTACGCGGGCGGCGCGCGCCCGGAACCGTCGCACTGCGGCAAGATACAGCATCATTTTATCACAACGTCCCCTCCTTGACAATAATGCGGGTGTAAATGTATGATAAAGGGTGTGCCGCGGCACATTGTTATTGAACAGAACGCCTTTGCGGACGGCACGCGCCGCCGCGCGGTTCTTTACATTTGCTTGAGAGGAAGTTGCACATGGGTCAAACAGAAGTGCGCACACGTTTCGCGCCCAGCCCCACCGGCTATATGCATGTGGGCAACCTGCGCACGGCGCTTTACACGTATCTGATCGCCAAATCGCAGGGGGGAAAATTCATCCTGCGCATCGAGGACACCGATCAGGAACGCTATGTGGAAGGCGCGGTGGAAATCATCTACAAAACACTGCGCGAAACCGGCCTGCTCTGGGACGAGGGCCCCGACGTGGGCGGCCCGGTGGGGCCGTATGTCCAGAGCGAGCGGCGGGACATCTACGCCCGTTATGCCAAGGAGCTTATTGAAAAAGGCGGCGCCTACTACTGCTTCTGCGGCAAGGAGCGGCTGGACGAGCTGCGCAAGATCCACGAAGCCAGCGGCGTGCCCCACAAATACGACGGTCACTGCCGTGACCTGGCACCGGAAGAGGTGCAGCGCCTGCTGGCCGAAGGTGTGCCGCATGTGGTGCGCCAGAAGATTCCCACCGAAGGCAGCACCACCTTCCATGACGTGATCTTTGGTGACATCACGGTGGAAAACGACACGCTGGACGACAACGTGCTGCTCAAAACCGACGGCCTGCCCACCTATAATTTCGCCAACGTCATCGACGACCACCTGATGGGCATCACCCACGTGGTGCGTGGCATCGAATACCTTTCCAGCGCGCCTAAATACAACCTGCTCTACGAGGCGTTCGGGTGGGACATTCCCACCTACATCCACTGCCCGCCTGTGATGCGTGACGCCACCCACAAGCTCTCCAAACGCCACGGCGACCCCTCTTACGAGGATCTTGTGGCGGACGGCTACCTCAAGGAGGCCGTGCTCAACTATGTCGCCCTGCTGGGCTGGAGTCCCGGAGGCGAGCAGGAGATCTTCTCGCTGGAGGAACTGGTGAAAGCCTTCTCCATTGACGGTATCTCCAAATCGCCGGCCATTTTCGACACGGCCAAGCTCAAGTGGATCAACAGCGCCTATATCCGCGCCCTGCCGCCGGAAGCGTTCCATGAGCTGGCGCTGCCGTATATCCGCAAAGCCGTCCGCCGCGAGGTAGACACCCGCCTCATTGCCGAGGTGCTTCAGCCGCGCTGCGAAAAGCTGACCGACATCCCCGAAAAGCTGGATTTCATCGACGAACTGCCCGCCTACGACACCGCGCTGTATGTGAGCAAAAAGATGAAGACCAACCCCGAAAATTCCCTGGAGACCCTGCGCGACGCGCTGCCCGTGCTGGAGGCGCTGGACGACTGGTCGGCCGCAGGTCTGCATGCCGCGTTGTTTGGTCTGGTGGAGCAAAAGGGTGTGAAAAACGGCGTGGTGCTCTGGCCGGTGCGGGTGGCTGTTTCGGGTAAGCAGTTCACGCCCGGCGGCGCGGTGGAGCTCTGCACACTGCTCGGCAAAGAGGAATCGCTTGCCCGTGTGCGCAAGGGAATGGAGCTGCTCGCCGCCCGGGTTTGAGCCCTGTGTGGAACAAAGGAACCCATTGCTTTTTGTTGGAAATATCGGTAAAACTCTGTTCGAAACACACGAAAAACCGCGGACTTTACACAGACTTTACGCACTCTTTACATTCATGTGCTTTTGACGTCTTTTGAAAAACGGTATAGTGAAAATGTTAGCGAGATTATGAAACATTAAGGAGAGAAAACATCTTATGAAGAAGCTTTTGGCGGCGGTCGCTTCAGTGGCAATGCTGGGCGTCCTGTTCACGGCATGCAGCAACGGAACCAGCAGCTCAAGTTCTTCGTCTTCCAGCACGGTAAGCGGCACGGTCACAGCGGCCGGTTCTTCGGCCCTCAAGCCTCTGGTGGATGCGGCCAAAACCGCTTTCCAGCAGAAAAACCCGGATGTTTCAATCACAGTCAGCGCGGGCGGCTCGGGCGTTGGCCTGCAGCAGGTTGCGGCCGGCACGGTTGACATCGGCGATTCCGACGTGACCGCCGAGAGCAAACTGCCCGCCGACCAGGCGAAAACGCTGGTTGACCATCAGGTCGCCGTCATCGGCGTCGCGGTCATCACCAGCACCGACGTGAAAGTGAGCAACCTCACCACCGAACAGCTCACCAACATCTTCACCGGCAAGACCAAAAACTGGAGCGAAGTCGGCGGCCCGAACGAAGCGATCACGCTGGTCACCCGCCCGTCCAACTCCGGCACCCGCGCGCTGTTCAAACAGTATGCGCTGAACAATGTTGAAGAAAGCACTTCCGCCCTCAACACCGATGACTCCGGCGTGCTGCTGCAGGATGTGGCCGGTAACAAAGGCGCCATCGGCTATGTCGCGCTGTCCTACCTGGTCACCAGCCCGAACGTCAGCACTGTGAGCATCGACAACGTCGCCCCGACCCTCGACAACATCTACTCCGGCAAATACAAAGTCTGGGGCACCGAGCATATGTACACCAAAGGCGAAGCCAAAGGCGCGGCCGCCGCGTTCATCAAATACATGCAGTCTGCTGATTTTGCCACCCGCTGCGAGACCCTGGGCTACGGCATCGCCAGCAAAGTGAAAGTCCCGCACGCGGACACCTCTTCCGCTTCCTCCTCTGCGTCTTCTTCCGCGACATCTTCCAAATAAGTTTTGGTTTGATGGCGGGGTTCCGGTATTCGTTATTTCGCAAAGTGCACATGCATCTGCTTTGTGCGGTAAAGGTCGGCGGATTATCCGTTCGGCCTTTTATCGCTAAACGGGAAATTCAAGGGGTATAAAGGATGGAGAAAGTGCTTTCAAAAGAACAACAAACTGTACAAAAGAGCGCCGGCCGCCGCCCGGTTTTCCGATTCGATTATTTCAGAAAAGAAACGTTGGGCCGGTCTGTTGTCACCACATTGGGGATCTTCACGGCGGTCATTACGCTGCTCATCGGCATCTTTCTGATCTTCAGCGGCATACGTACCTTTACGGTCTATCACCACAGTTTGGTGGAGTTCCTGTTTTCTTCCAAATGGAGCCCGATTGACGGGCCGGTTACCAATGGACAGTATGGGCATGTGGGAGCGGCCATTTTTATTTTCGGCTCCATCACCATTTGTTTCCTGGCATTGGCCATCGCCACACCGTTCAGTCTGGCCGCCGCCATCTTTATGGTGCAGATTTCCCCAAAACTAGGTAAGAACTTTTTGCAGCCCGCAATCGAGATCTTTGTCGGGATCCCTTCGGTCGTTTACGGCTGGACAGGCTTGACGGTGCTGGTGCCGTTCATTCGTGATATTTTCCATTTGCAGATCGGATTCAGCGTGCTGGCTGGTGCCATTGTGCTGGCCATCATGATCTTCCCGACCATTACCAGCATTTCGGCGGATGCTATCCGCCACACGCCGAAGATGTTTACCGAAGCTTCCTATGGCCTGGGCTCCACCAGATGGCAGCTCATCACCAAAGTCATCCTGCCGTATGCGCTGCCGGGCGTGCTTACCGGCGTTATTCTCGGCCTGGCGCGGGCTTTCGGCGAGGCGCTTGCCGTGGCCATGGTCATCGGGCCTTCTAATACCTTCCCGAAAAACATCCTCTCGCCCACCAGCAACCTGACGACCGTGATCGCGGGCGCCATGGGCAATGCCGCGCAGGGCGGTGAACTGCAGAGCGCCCTGTGGAGCATGGCACTGCTGCTCCTGGTCATTTCGTTCGTATTTATCATGGTCGTACGCATCATCAGTAAGAAAGGAGCGACCCATCTATGAGCACTTCTGCCGCAAAAGTCAAGTCTGCCACTAAGGCCCAGCGGGCCGACCACGTTGCGACCGGTGTTCTTTACGGCGTCGCCGGTTTTTTTCTCTTGTTGCTTGGTGCGTTCACCATTTACATCCTTTTCCGTGGCGGCCGGGCCGCGATGATCCTCACGGCCGCGCACAGCACGGGCATCGGCGCACAGCTTTTCAACACGGTTTATCTGGTGATTCTGTCTTTGCTTATCAGCACGCCGATCGGCATCTGTGCAGGCATCTATATGGCCGAGTACATGCAGGAAGGGCGCCTTTCTTCCTTTATTCGCACCTGTATCGAAACGCTTTCTTCCCTCCCTTCCATCGTGGTCGGCCTGTTCGGTTATCTGGTATTTCTTGTGATGACGCATTCCTCCTATAATCTGGTGGCCGGTGCACTGGCCGTTTCCATCCTCAACCTGCCGCTGGTGACCACCACCACCGAGGATGCCCTGCGCGCCATCCCCAAATATTACAAAGAGGGCAGCCTGGGTATCGGCGCCACCCACTGGCAGACCATCGCGCGGGTGTTGCTGCCGGCCTCCATCCCTCGTATCATCACAGGCGTGATCCTTGCCGGTGGTCGTGCTTTTGGCGAAGCTGCCGCCCTTCTTTACATCGTAGGTACCGGAACAGATATCCGGTTCGGCAACTGGAACATCACCAGCCCGATGTCGCCGCTTAATCCGTTTCGCTCCGGTGAAACGCTCTCCATGCATATCTGGGACATGAATACCAACCCTTCCGTGCCGCATGCGGGTGAGCAGGCAGATGTTTCCGCCGCCATCTTGACCATCATGGTGTTCGTCTTCAGTCTGGGGGCCCGTTTTATCGGCAACGCGCTGGAACGCAAAATGACCGGCAACAAGCAGTAACGCGCAGGAGGAAATAGAATGAACGTCAAAATGGCCGCAAAGAATGTCAATCTGCATTACGGTGAAGTCCATGCGCTCAAAAGTGTGAACCTAAACGCTTACGAGAACCATGTTACGGCCCTGATCGGCCCTTCGGGCTGCGGTAAATCCACATTTATCAAAACGCTCAACCGCATGAACGACCTGATTCAGTCGGTACGTGTGGAGGGGGAGATTACCCTCGACGGGGAAGACATCTACAGCCGCGATATGGACGTGACCCTGCTGCGCAAACGGGTGGGCATGGTGTTCCAGCAGCCCAACCCGTTCCCGATGTC
Proteins encoded in this region:
- the pstA gene encoding phosphate ABC transporter permease PstA, whose product is MSTSAAKVKSATKAQRADHVATGVLYGVAGFFLLLLGAFTIYILFRGGRAAMILTAAHSTGIGAQLFNTVYLVILSLLISTPIGICAGIYMAEYMQEGRLSSFIRTCIETLSSLPSIVVGLFGYLVFLVMTHSSYNLVAGALAVSILNLPLVTTTTEDALRAIPKYYKEGSLGIGATHWQTIARVLLPASIPRIITGVILAGGRAFGEAAALLYIVGTGTDIRFGNWNITSPMSPLNPFRSGETLSMHIWDMNTNPSVPHAGEQADVSAAILTIMVFVFSLGARFIGNALERKMTGNKQ
- the pstC gene encoding phosphate ABC transporter permease subunit PstC, whose product is MEKVLSKEQQTVQKSAGRRPVFRFDYFRKETLGRSVVTTLGIFTAVITLLIGIFLIFSGIRTFTVYHHSLVEFLFSSKWSPIDGPVTNGQYGHVGAAIFIFGSITICFLALAIATPFSLAAAIFMVQISPKLGKNFLQPAIEIFVGIPSVVYGWTGLTVLVPFIRDIFHLQIGFSVLAGAIVLAIMIFPTITSISADAIRHTPKMFTEASYGLGSTRWQLITKVILPYALPGVLTGVILGLARAFGEALAVAMVIGPSNTFPKNILSPTSNLTTVIAGAMGNAAQGGELQSALWSMALLLLVISFVFIMVVRIISKKGATHL
- a CDS encoding phosphate ABC transporter substrate-binding protein translates to MKKLLAAVASVAMLGVLFTACSNGTSSSSSSSSSTVSGTVTAAGSSALKPLVDAAKTAFQQKNPDVSITVSAGGSGVGLQQVAAGTVDIGDSDVTAESKLPADQAKTLVDHQVAVIGVAVITSTDVKVSNLTTEQLTNIFTGKTKNWSEVGGPNEAITLVTRPSNSGTRALFKQYALNNVEESTSALNTDDSGVLLQDVAGNKGAIGYVALSYLVTSPNVSTVSIDNVAPTLDNIYSGKYKVWGTEHMYTKGEAKGAAAAFIKYMQSADFATRCETLGYGIASKVKVPHADTSSASSSASSSATSSK
- the gltX gene encoding glutamate--tRNA ligase gives rise to the protein MGQTEVRTRFAPSPTGYMHVGNLRTALYTYLIAKSQGGKFILRIEDTDQERYVEGAVEIIYKTLRETGLLWDEGPDVGGPVGPYVQSERRDIYARYAKELIEKGGAYYCFCGKERLDELRKIHEASGVPHKYDGHCRDLAPEEVQRLLAEGVPHVVRQKIPTEGSTTFHDVIFGDITVENDTLDDNVLLKTDGLPTYNFANVIDDHLMGITHVVRGIEYLSSAPKYNLLYEAFGWDIPTYIHCPPVMRDATHKLSKRHGDPSYEDLVADGYLKEAVLNYVALLGWSPGGEQEIFSLEELVKAFSIDGISKSPAIFDTAKLKWINSAYIRALPPEAFHELALPYIRKAVRREVDTRLIAEVLQPRCEKLTDIPEKLDFIDELPAYDTALYVSKKMKTNPENSLETLRDALPVLEALDDWSAAGLHAALFGLVEQKGVKNGVVLWPVRVAVSGKQFTPGGAVELCTLLGKEESLARVRKGMELLAARV
- the trpS gene encoding tryptophan--tRNA ligase is translated as MENEKKNVFSGIQPTGIPTLGNYLGAMRNWPLLQEEYHCIYSVVDLHSLTVRQEPANLRRQTLSLVALLLACGINPEKSLLFIQSHVPAHAELAWLLNCYTQFGELSRMTQFKDKSAKHPDNINAGLFCYPVLMAADILLYQADLVPVGADQKQHMELARDVAGRFNGIYGDVFRIPEPYIPKDGARVMSLQEPAKKMSKSDENPNAYILLLDDADTILRKFRRAVTDSEAEVVCREGKDGINNLISIYSIVTGKTVPEVEHEFAGKGYGDFKTAVGEAVAEALRPVRETYADLLKNKDYLADVYTKGAEKARAIAGRTYAKACKKLGLVLPQRP
- a CDS encoding PLP-dependent aminotransferase family protein, with the translated sequence MEYRISNRLAALKPSAIREIFKATDNPSIVPFALGNPAPESFPVEVIRTFTKEILDENPAVALQYGITEGYAPLCALLRERMRDVYHCGREGDDLIVVSGAQQGAELAAKALCDEGDTVLCENPSFIGVLNAFRSLRVNLKGIPLHEDGLDIEALEQALRTEQRVRMLYIIPNFQNPSGITTSLEKRRAVYALARKYNIIILEDNPYGELRFAGEDLPHIKSMDEDGRVIYLGTFSKILSAGLRVGYVLGPAPVLQKMVVAKQGEDVHTAMLSQMIAARFLAWNGFAAHLERVRTLYREKCGRMLDGIRRYFDPRITHTTPQGGLFLWCTLPEGMQLMDYCKAAIAKGVAVVPGTAFLPDTQGQSQSFRLTFAAPSEEQIEQGLRLLGGIPLQ
- a CDS encoding alpha/beta fold hydrolase, which translates into the protein MRFHLFGKADHPPIVLLHGGGLSWWSWQPIVDGLQDQYRLIVPTLDGHDDDGDTTFRSIADSAAQCLAYLDANYGGSVYAIAGLSIGAQIVVEMLARRQKLARYAIIESALVYPLAGSGLMAALTPLFYGLIQNKRIARKQAQVLQIPDSLFERYYASSVRMTCQSLANITRSNGHFPLPASISETQANVLIVVGGAELGIMKRSASRLHEAIPSSTLRVFPGWKHGAASLAHPDIYLQMVRTLRDSPVIPKI
- a CDS encoding MraY family glycosyltransferase, which codes for MSLKTYGAIALTLVLAIAISYVCTPFVIRLANRIGWMDIPKDKRRMHKKAIPLLGGLSIIAGFLFSSLIILLVLGHFSDYYPPRILLLMLQILPGAAIIAVVAFFDDRFNLPPLPRLAVQCVAAGIAVAMGVRIQFISGSVRLFGTQTFNLGWLSIPVTIIWIAGMTNAMNWIDGLDGLAAGISSIASGTVLILATLQGRPQLAVAILTAALAGGCLGLLPYNKNPAKVFMGDTGAMFLGYTLGVISVQGLFKFYAAISFLVPILILALPILDTASAILRRLAEGKSPFTPDRSHIHHKLIDMGLSQKQAVGFLYAVSGTLSVIAILFTVFGKVIGWRFLLLTLLVVLGASLVALKLCRKYNAQCKCKNESILHGCAAGKEPEKQPPEPDGQKSPAVDEKSTNTPARPDTPDAAEPNKKDKQGGE